GGAGTCATCAAGGTCTTTCATAACCTTTTTTAGTTGGGTCTTAGGATATTCCTTTGGCTCGTCCTTATCTAGTTTGGACAAATTCATGCTAATACCAGATAATCTTCCGCCTAAGCCATCATGCAAATCTATAGCAAGTCTTTTCCGTTCTTTTTCCTGACCTTCTATCATGGCGGAAAACACTTCGTTTTCTTGCTTTTGTTTTAAAAGAGAAACTTCTTTTTCTTGTTCCCGTTCTTTTTTTCGTGCTCTTCTAAGCTTAGCGTTGTACGCGTAGAAACCGATAAAAAGCAGTAGGGCGAGTAGACTGGCCACGGCTCCCAAAAGATAGTTTTGTGACTTCTTGACCTGAAGCGCTAAAGCTGCCTCACTTTTTTCATTTTTAAGCGCTAAAATTTCTTTTTCTTTGGTTGCAGTTTTGTATTGTATTTCAAGCTGCTGCATTTCGTTGCCCAGTTCTCCAACTCTGGCACTATCTAGTGCAGCCACGTAGTCTTTTAAGTAGTTGTACGCCGACTTGTAATTGGTAAGTTTGGCATCGAATTTTGCTAGGGAATAGTAAGAGCCTAACTTATCATTAAAAGAATGCTCATCGTCACTAAAGTTAATATACTTTAATGTGTACTCTTTGGCTTTTTTAAAATTACCCATTCCACTATAAGCTTCGGCATACCTTTGGTATATTAGTTTTATATAGAAACTAGATGATTGTTCCTTGTAATATGTATAGGCTTTGTCTAATGCAACAAGCGCTTTATTGTACTCGCCAATTTTGGCATGATAAAGGCCAAGTTCCATTTGATAAGGGCCTTCGTAGAAAGAATTAGGGATTAGGTCTAGATTTACTTTTGCAATATCCAATACAGATTTCATACGTTTTAATGAGTCCATACTTGATAAAGCGGAAGAAAATGATAAGCTGTGATATAACATATCTTCTGGAGTGCCAACTTCTTCATATTGTTTTTGACTTATTAAAAACATTTCATAAGCCCTCTTATATAGCATTAAATTACTGTATTTGATGCCTAAGCTGGTGTTGGCATTGGCTACGAACATTTTATCGCCCATTTCCTGTGCGTAGGGTATGGTTTCTGCAATGCGTTCTATTTCCTTTTCTACATTGCCCTCGTAACCATAGGCTACACCTATATTATATTTGCCGCGCAACCATATTTTCATATTACGGGAAGATGAATCTTTTGCAACCAATTTATCGGCAAACTTATTACCTATTGTAAAATACTTCTTTGCATTATCCACATCAAAATAATCAAGATAACAACCCGCTAAGTTAATATTAGCATCGGCCATACCCCTTAGGTAGTTGATTCTTTTGGCCAACGCAATGGCGGCAAACCCTTTTTCAAAGGCTTTTAAGGAGTCTACGCCACCGTAGGAGCGTGCCAACTCGCTAAGAATGTTCACCCTAGTGGTATCTTGCCCCGCTGATTTCAAAGCATTTTCTAAACTATCTATGCGCGCTTCACGCCCTGTTTGGGCAG
This genomic interval from Zobellia roscoffensis contains the following:
- a CDS encoding sensor histidine kinase, with amino-acid sequence MRSLVFVFILLLSLTISAQTGREARIDSLENALKSAGQDTTRVNILSELARSYGGVDSLKAFEKGFAAIALAKRINYLRGMADANINLAGCYLDYFDVDNAKKYFTIGNKFADKLVAKDSSSRNMKIWLRGKYNIGVAYGYEGNVEKEIERIAETIPYAQEMGDKMFVANANTSLGIKYSNLMLYKRAYEMFLISQKQYEEVGTPEDMLYHSLSFSSALSSMDSLKRMKSVLDIAKVNLDLIPNSFYEGPYQMELGLYHAKIGEYNKALVALDKAYTYYKEQSSSFYIKLIYQRYAEAYSGMGNFKKAKEYTLKYINFSDDEHSFNDKLGSYYSLAKFDAKLTNYKSAYNYLKDYVAALDSARVGELGNEMQQLEIQYKTATKEKEILALKNEKSEAALALQVKKSQNYLLGAVASLLALLLFIGFYAYNAKLRRARKKEREQEKEVSLLKQKQENEVFSAMIEGQEKERKRLAIDLHDGLGGRLSGISMNLSKLDKDEPKEYPKTQLKKVMKDLDDSLTELRSIARNMMPETLVKFGLQAALKDYCSSMTGNDTKVTLQFYGSEKGINLNQQVTMYRVIQELINNAIKHAHASEVLVQYMRDGNKVDITVEDNGVGFDKQEIESEKAGMGLSNLQTRVAYLKGDLEFNSEENEGTTVNVQINIDAA